The following are from one region of the Corylus avellana chromosome ca1, CavTom2PMs-1.0 genome:
- the LOC132176990 gene encoding uncharacterized protein LOC132176990 isoform X1, which yields MSLVAFFPHLVECTADLRKCFKDLFICVGLAYAFNSSMNSLHKERNGLCSMTYLLHHVDFIHFHPTHSTHWCTENLVKEEEEEKEDGSNSVLGLRAQADQHWNWAVTSLFMYKISSETKP from the exons ATGTCCCTTGTGGCTTTCTTTCCACACTTGGTTGAATGTACTGCTGACTTGAGGAAGTGTTTTAAAGACCTCTTCATCTGTGTTGGACTGGCTTATGCTTTTAATTCATCGATGAACAGTTTGCACAAAGAGAGGAATGGACTTTGCTCTATGACATACTTGCTTCATCATGTAGACTTTATTCACTTCCACCCCACTCATTCTACTCACTGGTGTACTGAGAACTTGgtaaaagaagaggaagaagaaaaagaagatggaagCAATTCAGTCTTGGGTCTCAGAGCACAAGCTGACCAGCATTG GAATTGGGCCGTCACTAGCTTATTCATGTACAAGATCTCCTCTGAAACCAAGCCTTAG
- the LOC132176926 gene encoding putative disease resistance protein At3g14460, producing the protein MGGIGKTTLAQLAYNDNKVIEHFNLKVWVCVSDPFDVFVIIKTILEEIILSHGDVEVRNELRKELNDIKNLNQLQIKLKDALIGKKFLLVLDDVWESYPKWEALNNSFKSGAPGSKVIVTTRDYEAARVMRSKAIHRTMELPKEDCWKLFVKHAFHDSNSNAHAYLELEAIGRKIVKKCHGLPLAIKAIGALLWSKLDVDEWNKVLRSEIWDSPINATDILPALRLSYKYLSPPLRRCFAYCSIFPKDYVFKKDKLVFLWMAEGFLPQLQNKTMKEVGDDYFLALVSRSLFQQSKHDEYVMHDLISDLTKFISKEFTLCKEDDSSCKFLSTTRHFSYSYKTFGTKEFETFHKAKGLRTIVEINSWSYRTNFFSPNIRCLRVLILSHNSGLTELPNAIGKFKQLRYLNLTYNPIERLPNSICKLFNLQILDLSHCMALAALPRDVHKLINLSHLDITETMIMEMPIYLGKLKCLKTLPTFIVSKHSGSGIEELGKLTNLRGSLNILDLQNVEFPVDAKDVILRDKYLEKLELKWRVDTSASENHKIVLHCLEPHSILRSLSIYGYGGTSFPSWVGDASFSNITSLRLEDCKFCCSLPPLGQLPSLQHLSIVGLDGIVTVGCQFYGSGSSSMKPFGALEFLRFEKMLEWKEWFPFEAENEGGAFPNLRELQISGCPKLTGELPVHLPYLVQLSIEDCPQLVVPFPGASSRHKVMLSDCNTVILNESSIGIQELDIRKCSELELPMHLNYSSLECLTLEHCHSLKSFPLIFSKIRELSIMDCGDIESLTVGEQHEHDLLLSSMRIHWCPNFAYFPQGGLRAPNLKHFSIWECRSLRSLPDKMHILLPSLEKLKIINCPQVESFPEGGLPSNLNEISVENCDKLFANRMGWGLQNLSCVRSFSISDKSEDVESFPDEGLLPTSLTYLSIRGFPNLKSLEKKGFQNLTALKELMICLCPKLEFMPEDGLPASLSTIKISLCPLLTKELERKEAPEWRKIAHVPNKHIYY; encoded by the coding sequence ATGGGAGGAATTGGCAAGACCACCCTTGCTCAATTAGCATATAATGATAATAAGGTGATAGAGCACTTTAACCTAAAAGTATGGGTTTGTGTTTCAGATCCATTTGATGTGTTCGtgataataaaaacaattttggagGAAATTATTCTGTCACATGGTGATGTTGAGGTTCGAAATGAACTTCGAAAGGAACTCAATGATATTAAGAATCTGAATCAACTTCAAATTAAACTCAAGGATGCTTTGATAGGAAAGAAATTCCTACTTGTTTTAGACGATGTTTGGGAGAGTTATCCTAAATGGGAGGCCTTAAATAATTCTTTCAAATCTGGAGCACCTGGAAGTAAGGTCATCGTAACAACACGTGATTATGAGGCTGCAAGAGTCATGCGCTCTAAAGCAATTCATCGTACAATGGAGTTACCCAaagaagattgttggaaatTATTTGTAAAACACGCATTCCACGATAGTAACTCTAATGCGCATGCATATCTAGAACTAGAAGCAATAGGGAGAAAAATCGTAAAAAAGTGTCATGGCCTACCTTTAGCAATCAAGGCGATTGGGGCTCTCTTGTGGTCTAAATTAGATGTTGATGAATGGAATAAGGTATTGAGAAGTGAAATATGGGATTCGCCAATTAATGCGACAGACATCCTCCCTGCACTAAGATTAAGTTATAAATATCTTTCGCCACCTCTAAGGCGATGCTTTGCATATTGCTCCATATTCCCAAAGgattatgttttcaaaaaagataaattagtCTTTTTATGGATGGCAGAAGGTTTCTTGCCACAactccaaaacaaaacaatgaaaGAAGTTGGTGATGATTACTTCCTTGCTCTTGTATCAAGATCATTATTCCAACAATCCAAGCACGATGAATATGTAATGCATGATCTTATCAGTGATTTGACAAAGTTTATATCTAAAGAATTCACTTTATGCAAAGAAGATGATAGTTCTTGTAAATTTCTAAGCACGACTCGCCATTTCTCATATTCTTACAAAACATTTGGTACTAAGGAGTTTGAGACCTTCCACAAAGCTAAGGGATTACGCACTATCGTAGAAATAAATTCTTGGAGTTATAGAACCAATTTTTTCTCACCAAATATAAGATGCCTACGGGTACTCATTCTATCTCACAATAGCGGCTTAACAGAGTTGCCAAATGCAATTGGTAAATTCAAACAGCTACGTTATTTGAACCTTACTTACAATCCAATTGAAAGGTTGCCTAATTCCATATGTAAGTTGTTCAATTTGCAAATATTGGATTTATCACATTGTATGGCTCTTGCTGCCTTGCCAAGAGATGTGCATAAACTCATTAATTTGAGTCATCTTGATATTACTGAAACTATGATAATGGAGATGCCGATATATCTTGGTAAACTAAAATGTCTTAAGACATTACCTACATTCATTGTCAGCAAACATAGTGGATCTGGCATTGAAGAGTTAGGAAAACTTACAAATCTTAGGGGATCGCTTAATATTTTAGACCTCCAAAATGTTGAATTTCCAGTCGATGCTAAGGACGTAATCTTGAGGGATAAGTACCTTGAGAAGTTGGAATTGAAGTGGAGAGTTGATACTAGTGCTTCAGAAAATCATAAAATTGTACTTCATTGTCTCGAGCCCCATTCAATATTGAGAAGCCTTAGCATCTACGGCTATGGTGGTACAAGTTTTCCAAGCTGGGTTGGGGATGCTTCATTCTCTAATATAACATCCCTTCGTCTAGAAGACTGTAAATTTTGCTGTAGCTTGCCACCACTTGGGCAACTACCCTCTCTGCAGCACCTCTCGATTGTTGGGTTGGATGGAATTGTTACAGTAGGCTGTCAGTTTTACGGTAGTGGATCTTCTTCAATGAAGCCATTTGGAGCCTTGGAATTTCTACGGTTCGAGAAGATGTTGGAGTGGAAGGAATGGTTTCCTTTTGAGGCTGAAAATGAAGGTGGAGCTTTTCCTAATCTTAGAGAGCTTCAGATTTCTGGATGCCCTAAGCTAACAGGGGAATTGCCTGTCCATCTTCCTTATTTAGTCCAACTTTCCATTGAAGATTGTCCCCAGCTCGTGGTTCCATTCCCTGGGGCTTCTTCTCGACATAAAGTGATGCTTTCAGATTGCAATACGGTTATATTAAACGAATCGTCGATTGGAATACAAGAGCTTGACATTCGAAAATGTTCGGAGTTAGAGCTCCCAATGCACCTGAACTATTCATCCCTTGAATGTTTGACATTGGAGCACTGTCATTCTCTCAAGTCCTTTCCATTAATATTCTCAAAGATTCGTGAGCTGTCAATCATGGATTGTGGGGATATAGAATCTCTTACTGTTGGAGAACAACATGAACATGATTTACTCCTCTCGAGTATGCGCATCCATTGGTGCCCTAATTTTGCATATTTTCCACAAGGAGGATTGCGTGCCCCCAACCTTAAACATTTCTCAATCTGGGAATGTAGGAGTCTTCGGTCGCTACCCGACAAGATGCACATACTTCTTCCTTCTCTtgagaaattgaaaataattaattgtcCACAAGTTGAGTCGTTTCCTGAAGGGGGCTTGCCTTccaatttgaatgaaatttccGTCGAAAATTGTGACAAACTCTTTGCGAACCGGATGGGGTGGGGTTTGCAAAATCTCTCGTGTGTTAGAAGCTTTTCAATCAGTGACAAATCTGAAGATGTGGAGTCCTTTCCAGATGAGGGGTTGCTGCCTACCAGTCTTACCTATCTTAGCATCCGTGGCTTCCCTAATTTGAAATCTTTGGAGAAGAAGGGGTTTCAAAACCTCACTGCTCTTAAAGAATTAATGATTTGCTTATGCCCTAAGCTCGAGTTCATGCCAGAAGACGGGCTGCCTGCCTCCCTTTCTACTATAAAAATAAGCTTATGTCCTTTGTTGACGAAAGAGTTGGAAAGGAAAGAAGCACCCGAATGGCGCAAGATTGCTCACGTGCccaacaaacatatatattattag
- the LOC132167943 gene encoding uncharacterized protein LOC132167943 isoform X2 has translation MMKFAGYSLTAPFTPIYPNILKNYTRLPFDIFNRNWTKSSSVSVHTQKDQVLANAVMVAEQYLPPWFSVAPMMDWTDNHYRTLARLISKHAWLYTEMLAAETIVYQKDNLDRFLAFSPEQHPIVLQIGGNNLENLAKATKLANAYNYDEINFNCGCPSPKVAGHGCFGVRLMLDPKFVGEAMSVIAANTDVPVSVKCRIGVDDHDSYNELCDFIYKVSSLSPTRHFIIHSRKALLNGISPAENRSIPPLKYEYFYGLLRDFPDLRLTINGGINCVDEVNAALRSGAHGVMVGRAAYHNPWHTLGHVDSTIYGAPKSGLTRRQVLEKYQVYGDSVLRKYGQKPGIRDVVKPLLHLFYTEPGNGLWKRKADAAFQHCTTIKSFFEETLGAIPDSVMDSPVREPPSGRDDLFANVHSLLPPPYETTEQEVLYA, from the exons ATGATGAAGTTTGCAGGATATTCTCTGACAGCTCCATTTACTCCTATTTATCCAAATATCCTTAAAAACTATACGAGATTGCCGTTTGATATATTTAACAGGAATTGGACCAAGTCAAGTAGCGTGTCTGTCCATACTCAAAAAGATCAAGTACTTGCAAATGCCGTGATGGTTGCCGAGCAGTATCTTCCTCCTTGGTTTAG TGTTGCTCCAATGATGGACTGGACAGATAATCATTACAGGACTCTTGCTCGGCTCATATCAAAACATGCATGGCTCTATACAGAGATGCTTGCAGCTGAAACAATTGTTTATCAGAAGGATAATCTG GACAGATTCTTGGCGTTTTCTCCAGAACAACATCCTATAGTGCTTCAAATTGGTGGCAATAATTTGGAAAACCTGGCAAAAGCAACCAAACTTGCTAATGCGTACAACTATGATGAAATCAATTTCAA TTGCGGATGTCCTAGCCCAAAAGTAGCTGGACATGGATGCTTTGGTGTTCGTCTTATGCTTGATCCAAAG TTTGTTGGTGAGGCCATGTCAGTAATTGCTGCCAATACAGATGTTCCTGTCAGTGTTAAATGTCGAATTGGTGTTGATGATCATGATTCATACAATGAGCTCT GTGATTTTATTTACAAGGTTTCTTCTCTATCACCAACTAGGCATTTCATAATACACTCGAGGAAAGCACTGCTTAATGGCATTAGCCCAGCTGAAAATCGAAGTATTCCTCCTTTAAA ATATGAGTACTTTTATGGTCTCTTGCGTGACTTTCCAGATTTAAGATTGACAATCAATGGGGGCATAAATTGCGTTGACGAG GTCAATGCAGCTCTAAGGTCAGGAGCTCATGGTGTAATGGTTGGACGCGCTGCATACCATAA CCCTTGGCATACTTTGGGACATGTTGATTCTACAATTTATGGTGCACCAAAGAGTGGTCTTACACGTCGTCAG GTTCTAGAGAAGTATCAAGTATATGGGGATTCTGTTTTGCGAAAATATGGACAAAAACCAGGAATTCGGGATGTGGTGAAG CCTTTACTTCATCTTTTCTACACGGAGCCTGGGAATGGTCTGTGGAAGCGCAAAGCCGACGCCGCTTTTCAACATTGCACG acaattaaatcattttttgaggAAACCCTAGGGGCAATTCCCGACTCCGTAATGGATTCACCTGTCAGGGAGCCACCATCTGGTCGTGATGATCTTTTTGCAAATGTACACAGTTTGCTGCCCCCTCCATATGAAACGACAGAGCAGGAGGTACTCTATGCTTAA
- the LOC132176990 gene encoding uncharacterized protein LOC132176990 isoform X2 — translation MSLVAFFPHLVECTADLRKCFKDLFICVGLAYAFNSSMNSLHKERNGLCSMTYLLHHVDFIHFHPTHSTHWCTENLVKEEEEEKEDGSNSVLGLRAQADQHWNWAVTSLFMQG, via the exons ATGTCCCTTGTGGCTTTCTTTCCACACTTGGTTGAATGTACTGCTGACTTGAGGAAGTGTTTTAAAGACCTCTTCATCTGTGTTGGACTGGCTTATGCTTTTAATTCATCGATGAACAGTTTGCACAAAGAGAGGAATGGACTTTGCTCTATGACATACTTGCTTCATCATGTAGACTTTATTCACTTCCACCCCACTCATTCTACTCACTGGTGTACTGAGAACTTGgtaaaagaagaggaagaagaaaaagaagatggaagCAATTCAGTCTTGGGTCTCAGAGCACAAGCTGACCAGCATTG GAATTGGGCCGTCACTAGCTTATTCATGCAAG GCTAG
- the LOC132167943 gene encoding uncharacterized protein LOC132167943 isoform X3: MVAEQYLPPWFSVAPMMDWTDNHYRTLARLISKHAWLYTEMLAAETIVYQKDNLDRFLAFSPEQHPIVLQIGGNNLENLAKATKLANAYNYDEINFNCGCPSPKVAGHGCFGVRLMLDPKFVGEAMSVIAANTDVPVSVKCRIGVDDHDSYNELCDFIYKVSSLSPTRHFIIHSRKALLNGISPAENRSIPPLKYEYFYGLLRDFPDLRLTINGGINCVDEVNAALRSGAHGVMVGRAAYHNPWHTLGHVDSTIYGAPKSGLTRRQVLEKYQVYGDSVLRKYGQKPGIRDVVKPLLHLFYTEPGNGLWKRKADAAFQHCTTIKSFFEETLGAIPDSVMDSPVREPPSGRDDLFANVHSLLPPPYETTEQEVLYA; encoded by the exons ATGGTTGCCGAGCAGTATCTTCCTCCTTGGTTTAG TGTTGCTCCAATGATGGACTGGACAGATAATCATTACAGGACTCTTGCTCGGCTCATATCAAAACATGCATGGCTCTATACAGAGATGCTTGCAGCTGAAACAATTGTTTATCAGAAGGATAATCTG GACAGATTCTTGGCGTTTTCTCCAGAACAACATCCTATAGTGCTTCAAATTGGTGGCAATAATTTGGAAAACCTGGCAAAAGCAACCAAACTTGCTAATGCGTACAACTATGATGAAATCAATTTCAA TTGCGGATGTCCTAGCCCAAAAGTAGCTGGACATGGATGCTTTGGTGTTCGTCTTATGCTTGATCCAAAG TTTGTTGGTGAGGCCATGTCAGTAATTGCTGCCAATACAGATGTTCCTGTCAGTGTTAAATGTCGAATTGGTGTTGATGATCATGATTCATACAATGAGCTCT GTGATTTTATTTACAAGGTTTCTTCTCTATCACCAACTAGGCATTTCATAATACACTCGAGGAAAGCACTGCTTAATGGCATTAGCCCAGCTGAAAATCGAAGTATTCCTCCTTTAAA ATATGAGTACTTTTATGGTCTCTTGCGTGACTTTCCAGATTTAAGATTGACAATCAATGGGGGCATAAATTGCGTTGACGAG GTCAATGCAGCTCTAAGGTCAGGAGCTCATGGTGTAATGGTTGGACGCGCTGCATACCATAA CCCTTGGCATACTTTGGGACATGTTGATTCTACAATTTATGGTGCACCAAAGAGTGGTCTTACACGTCGTCAG GTTCTAGAGAAGTATCAAGTATATGGGGATTCTGTTTTGCGAAAATATGGACAAAAACCAGGAATTCGGGATGTGGTGAAG CCTTTACTTCATCTTTTCTACACGGAGCCTGGGAATGGTCTGTGGAAGCGCAAAGCCGACGCCGCTTTTCAACATTGCACG acaattaaatcattttttgaggAAACCCTAGGGGCAATTCCCGACTCCGTAATGGATTCACCTGTCAGGGAGCCACCATCTGGTCGTGATGATCTTTTTGCAAATGTACACAGTTTGCTGCCCCCTCCATATGAAACGACAGAGCAGGAGGTACTCTATGCTTAA
- the LOC132167943 gene encoding uncharacterized protein LOC132167943 isoform X1, translating into MQSIIFLSRKNKKYIFFFFHVFIVLFDGWVPNGSGNGLIRGMMKFAGYSLTAPFTPIYPNILKNYTRLPFDIFNRNWTKSSSVSVHTQKDQVLANAVMVAEQYLPPWFSVAPMMDWTDNHYRTLARLISKHAWLYTEMLAAETIVYQKDNLDRFLAFSPEQHPIVLQIGGNNLENLAKATKLANAYNYDEINFNCGCPSPKVAGHGCFGVRLMLDPKFVGEAMSVIAANTDVPVSVKCRIGVDDHDSYNELCDFIYKVSSLSPTRHFIIHSRKALLNGISPAENRSIPPLKYEYFYGLLRDFPDLRLTINGGINCVDEVNAALRSGAHGVMVGRAAYHNPWHTLGHVDSTIYGAPKSGLTRRQVLEKYQVYGDSVLRKYGQKPGIRDVVKPLLHLFYTEPGNGLWKRKADAAFQHCTTIKSFFEETLGAIPDSVMDSPVREPPSGRDDLFANVHSLLPPPYETTEQEVLYA; encoded by the exons ATGCAGtcaataatttttctctctcgcaaaaacaaaaaatatatcttcttcttttttcatgtgTTTATAGTTTTATTTGATGGATGGGTTCCTAATGGATCAGGCAATGGTTTGATTAGAGGGATGATGAAGTTTGCAGGATATTCTCTGACAGCTCCATTTACTCCTATTTATCCAAATATCCTTAAAAACTATACGAGATTGCCGTTTGATATATTTAACAGGAATTGGACCAAGTCAAGTAGCGTGTCTGTCCATACTCAAAAAGATCAAGTACTTGCAAATGCCGTGATGGTTGCCGAGCAGTATCTTCCTCCTTGGTTTAG TGTTGCTCCAATGATGGACTGGACAGATAATCATTACAGGACTCTTGCTCGGCTCATATCAAAACATGCATGGCTCTATACAGAGATGCTTGCAGCTGAAACAATTGTTTATCAGAAGGATAATCTG GACAGATTCTTGGCGTTTTCTCCAGAACAACATCCTATAGTGCTTCAAATTGGTGGCAATAATTTGGAAAACCTGGCAAAAGCAACCAAACTTGCTAATGCGTACAACTATGATGAAATCAATTTCAA TTGCGGATGTCCTAGCCCAAAAGTAGCTGGACATGGATGCTTTGGTGTTCGTCTTATGCTTGATCCAAAG TTTGTTGGTGAGGCCATGTCAGTAATTGCTGCCAATACAGATGTTCCTGTCAGTGTTAAATGTCGAATTGGTGTTGATGATCATGATTCATACAATGAGCTCT GTGATTTTATTTACAAGGTTTCTTCTCTATCACCAACTAGGCATTTCATAATACACTCGAGGAAAGCACTGCTTAATGGCATTAGCCCAGCTGAAAATCGAAGTATTCCTCCTTTAAA ATATGAGTACTTTTATGGTCTCTTGCGTGACTTTCCAGATTTAAGATTGACAATCAATGGGGGCATAAATTGCGTTGACGAG GTCAATGCAGCTCTAAGGTCAGGAGCTCATGGTGTAATGGTTGGACGCGCTGCATACCATAA CCCTTGGCATACTTTGGGACATGTTGATTCTACAATTTATGGTGCACCAAAGAGTGGTCTTACACGTCGTCAG GTTCTAGAGAAGTATCAAGTATATGGGGATTCTGTTTTGCGAAAATATGGACAAAAACCAGGAATTCGGGATGTGGTGAAG CCTTTACTTCATCTTTTCTACACGGAGCCTGGGAATGGTCTGTGGAAGCGCAAAGCCGACGCCGCTTTTCAACATTGCACG acaattaaatcattttttgaggAAACCCTAGGGGCAATTCCCGACTCCGTAATGGATTCACCTGTCAGGGAGCCACCATCTGGTCGTGATGATCTTTTTGCAAATGTACACAGTTTGCTGCCCCCTCCATATGAAACGACAGAGCAGGAGGTACTCTATGCTTAA